One segment of Hippopotamus amphibius kiboko isolate mHipAmp2 chromosome 2, mHipAmp2.hap2, whole genome shotgun sequence DNA contains the following:
- the MESP2 gene encoding mesoderm posterior protein 2, with translation MAQSPPLQSLLGHDPWIFPQGWGWAGHSDSTSPASSSDSSGSCPCDRARGPAQPAPPARSATEAASTAPGGARSRPAGEQRQSASEREKLRMRTLARALHELRRFLPPSVAPAGQNLTKIETLRLAIRYIGHLSAVLGLSEESLQRRRRRHGDAALPRGCPLCPDGGPAQVQTQACGPGSAAGAAVSWGSPPACPGALAAPERLGSRVPDVGPWVTPPYCHGVQSPLQLSQGRAPDAALWTPPQACSGVQTPPEPRNQATPWTSPPASLELAAVYQSTSVSPESCLLPETPPVLPGPACQRLQPQTQWGCWIHSAEVLPSSEDQGPGLSFQLSAESAPQSSGLQLSGCPEFWQEDLEGTHLGIFY, from the exons ATGGCCCAGTCCCCTCCTCTGCAGAGCCTCCTCGGCCACGACCCCTGGATCTTCCCCCAGGGTTGGGGCTGGGCCGGCCACTCGGACTCCACGTCCCCGGCCTCCTCCTCGGACTCGTCGGGCTCGTGCCCCTGCGACCGTGCCCGCGGCCCCGCGCAGCCGGCGCCCCCGGCCCGCAGCGCCACAGAGGCCGCCTCGACGGCACCCGGAGGTGCGCGGAGCCGGCCGGCAGGCGAGCAGCGGCAGAGCGCCAGCGAGCGCGAGAAGCTGCGCATGCGCACGCTCGCCCGCGCCCTGCACGAGCTGCGCCGCTTTCTGCCGCCGTCCGTGGCGCCCGCCGGCCAGAACCTGACCAAGATCGAGACGCTGCGCCTGGCCATCCGCTACATCGGCCACCTGTCGGCCGTGCTGGGCCTCAGCGAGGAGAGCCTGCAGCGTCGGCGCCGGCGACACGGCGACGCGGCGCTCCCTCGGGGCTGCCCGCTGTGCCCCGACGGCGGCCCCGCGCAGGTGCAGACGCAGGCGTGCGGTCCTGGCTCAGCCGCTGGCGCCGCGGTGTCCTGGGGGTCCCCGCCCGCCTGCCCCGGAGCCCTAGCGGCGCCCGAGCGCCTGGGGAGCAGGGTCCCCGACGTGGGTCCCTGGGTGACACCCCCTTACTGTCACGGTGTGCAGTCGCCCCTGCAGCTGTCCCAAGGGAGAGCGCCTGACGCGGCCCTTTGGACGCCGCCCCAAGCCTGTTCCGGCGTGCAGACACCCCCAGAGCCCCGGAACCAGGCCACGCCCTGGACGTCGCCCCCCGCGTCTCTGGAGCTGGCCGCAGTGTACCAG agTACCTCTGTGTCTCCGGAGTCCTGTCTGTTGCCAGAAACCCCTCCCGTTCTGCCCGGCCCAGCATGCCAGAGACTCCAGCCTCAGACCCAGTGGGGCTGCTGGATCCACAGTGCAGAGGTGCTGCCCAGCTCAGAGGACCAGGGACCAGGCCTCTCCTTCCAGCTCAGTGCTGAAAGTGCTCCCCAGAGCTCAGGCCTACAGCTTAGTGGCTGCCCTGAATTTTGGCAAGAAGATTTGGAGGGGACTCACCTGGGCATCTTCTACTAA